From Burkholderia savannae, a single genomic window includes:
- a CDS encoding glycosyltransferase family 87 protein, which produces MKMHPHGHAPTRLDVECPELPAAGPRRRPHWLDAKRVRTYAIAALVCYAAFAGVCVMRWLSGGPDSPMPPTMDFVPTWSAAWLAVRGHALDAWQFSTLHAVELHAVPSMRDMRGVLLWLYPPQTLLLVSPLGWLPYPVAAFVWIAGTGALFVATVRAIVPRRLAALCALAFPGTFFVALVGQNSLLTAALAGFGLVALRRRPALAGCCFGLLVIKPQLAPLFPLALLCASQWRALRAWAVTVALVLALGTLAFGFGAWTAFAHAAASVMQTIGAGQAPLARIPTFFALATFAGLSPAAAQLLQACSIAFAAAAVIYAWRGACSHALRSAALVCASLLVSPYLYDYDLAWYGIVIAWAVRHARADGWRPLEREGLALLAWMPLAGLFAAGPLRFQFLPLVTAGALAAIVSRIAHERRSAPCLPGDEDAADAIDSVRFMTARGASDAAARHTRAAPPLAGRGRHGDQGETPCGIK; this is translated from the coding sequence ATGAAAATGCATCCGCACGGCCATGCGCCGACGCGTCTCGACGTCGAGTGCCCGGAGCTGCCGGCGGCCGGGCCGCGCCGCCGTCCGCACTGGCTCGACGCGAAGCGGGTGCGCACCTATGCGATCGCGGCGCTCGTCTGCTATGCGGCGTTCGCAGGCGTCTGCGTGATGCGCTGGCTGTCGGGCGGACCGGACTCGCCGATGCCGCCGACGATGGACTTCGTGCCGACCTGGAGCGCCGCGTGGCTCGCGGTGCGCGGTCATGCGCTCGACGCTTGGCAATTCTCGACGCTGCATGCGGTCGAGCTGCACGCGGTGCCTTCGATGCGCGACATGCGCGGCGTGCTGTTGTGGCTGTATCCGCCGCAGACGCTGCTGCTCGTGTCGCCGCTCGGCTGGCTGCCGTATCCGGTCGCGGCGTTCGTGTGGATCGCCGGCACCGGCGCGCTGTTCGTCGCGACGGTGCGCGCGATCGTGCCGCGCCGTCTCGCGGCGCTCTGCGCGCTCGCGTTCCCCGGCACGTTCTTCGTTGCGCTCGTCGGCCAGAACAGCCTGCTGACGGCCGCGCTCGCGGGCTTCGGCCTCGTTGCGCTGCGCCGCCGCCCGGCGCTCGCCGGCTGTTGCTTCGGGCTCCTCGTCATCAAGCCGCAGCTCGCGCCGCTGTTTCCGCTCGCGCTGCTGTGCGCGTCGCAATGGCGCGCATTGCGCGCATGGGCCGTGACGGTCGCGCTCGTCCTGGCGCTCGGCACGCTCGCGTTCGGCTTCGGCGCGTGGACGGCGTTCGCGCACGCGGCCGCGTCCGTGATGCAGACGATCGGCGCCGGGCAGGCGCCGCTCGCGCGGATTCCGACGTTCTTCGCGTTGGCGACGTTCGCGGGGCTGTCGCCCGCCGCCGCGCAGCTGTTGCAGGCGTGCTCGATCGCGTTCGCGGCCGCCGCGGTGATCTATGCGTGGCGCGGCGCGTGCTCGCATGCGCTGCGCTCGGCCGCGCTCGTCTGCGCGAGCCTGCTCGTGAGCCCGTACCTGTACGACTACGACCTCGCGTGGTACGGGATCGTGATCGCGTGGGCCGTGCGCCACGCGCGCGCCGACGGCTGGCGTCCGCTCGAACGCGAAGGGCTCGCGTTGCTCGCGTGGATGCCGCTCGCGGGACTCTTCGCGGCCGGCCCGCTGCGGTTCCAGTTCCTGCCGCTCGTGACGGCGGGCGCGCTCGCGGCGATCGTGAGCCGCATCGCGCACGAGCGCCGCAGCGCACCGTGTCTGCCCGGCGACGAAGACGCGGCGGACGCGATCGATTCAGTTCGTTTCATGACGGCGCGCGGCGCATCGGACGCCGCCGCGCGGCACACGCGAGCGGCGCCGCCGCTGGCCGGCCGCGGTCGTCACGGGGATCAGGGAGAAACACCATGCGGGATCAAATAA
- a CDS encoding glycosyltransferase family 87 protein — protein sequence MLRSSGWLTGDRVLAYGGATLILSIALLGAWGWTTHGFTANTTVRPGIDFTVFWSGSHVMLHGAPASVYDYPAFSRVEAAQLGAYVNRSFLPWVYPPTLLVLVTPLALLPYVPSLLLFCALGLAAYAKGVGALSGLRDRLARPRLASFAILSFPGVLVAAAIGQNSLLTAACAALAVRSLAKRPAIAGLCISLLAVKPQMALLFPLLLVATRAWRAFFFAAAGTLIFAAASVAVCGTASVHAFLSGTTMLRELVLEQGTQYWLASPAPFSTMRLAGASLHVSYAVQIAIGALAAMAALNVWLRTSDARLRAAALAVATLLATPYLWHYELAWLGIALFCVLACALDTGWLPGEQLVLVAGWLLPFFEFFNRATRFPQIGPVVLLAVLLIVVRRARAMPGAAR from the coding sequence ATGTTGCGTTCCAGCGGATGGCTGACCGGCGATCGCGTGCTCGCATACGGCGGCGCGACGCTGATTCTCAGCATCGCGCTGCTGGGCGCGTGGGGATGGACGACACACGGTTTCACCGCGAACACGACCGTGCGGCCCGGCATCGATTTCACGGTGTTCTGGAGCGGCTCGCACGTGATGCTGCACGGCGCGCCCGCGAGCGTCTACGACTATCCGGCGTTCTCGCGCGTCGAGGCGGCGCAGCTCGGCGCGTACGTGAACCGCAGCTTCCTGCCCTGGGTGTATCCGCCGACGCTGCTCGTGCTCGTCACGCCGCTCGCGCTGCTGCCTTATGTGCCGTCGCTGCTGCTCTTCTGCGCGCTCGGCCTCGCCGCCTATGCGAAGGGTGTCGGCGCGCTGTCGGGCTTGCGCGATCGGCTGGCGCGGCCGCGTCTCGCATCGTTCGCGATCCTGTCGTTTCCGGGCGTGCTCGTCGCCGCCGCGATCGGACAGAACTCGTTGCTGACGGCCGCGTGCGCGGCGCTTGCGGTGCGATCGCTCGCGAAGCGGCCGGCGATCGCGGGGCTTTGCATCAGCCTGCTCGCGGTCAAGCCGCAGATGGCGCTGCTGTTTCCGCTGCTGCTCGTCGCGACGCGCGCGTGGCGCGCGTTCTTCTTCGCCGCCGCCGGCACGCTGATCTTCGCGGCGGCGAGCGTCGCCGTTTGCGGCACGGCGTCCGTGCACGCGTTCCTGTCGGGCACGACGATGCTGCGCGAGCTCGTGCTCGAGCAAGGCACGCAATACTGGCTCGCGTCCCCCGCGCCGTTCTCGACGATGCGGCTCGCCGGCGCTTCGCTGCATGTCTCGTATGCGGTGCAGATCGCCATCGGCGCGCTCGCGGCGATGGCCGCGCTGAACGTGTGGCTGCGCACGAGCGACGCGCGCCTTCGCGCGGCGGCGCTTGCCGTCGCGACGCTGCTCGCGACGCCGTATCTGTGGCATTACGAACTCGCGTGGCTCGGCATCGCGCTGTTCTGCGTGCTCGCCTGCGCGCTCGATACCGGCTGGCTGCCCGGCGAGCAGCTGGTGCTCGTCGCCGGCTGGCTGCTGCCGTTCTTCGAGTTCTTCAATCGCGCGACCCGCTTTCCGCAGATCGGGCCCGTCGTGCTGCTCGCGGTGCTGCTGATCGTCGTGCGCCGCGCGCGGGCGATGCCGGGAGCCGCGCGATGA